In Candidatus Neomarinimicrobiota bacterium, a genomic segment contains:
- a CDS encoding cytochrome c family protein codes for MRNGFLLRSIGIGVLLLLIAGGVLYLQQTNINRPGNHQGYSPKQPIDFSHQMHAGELEISCNYCHTSVEKSQTAEIPATSTCMNCHKFVSAPWDSVKLEEQRAEEEERDPNLIVSAEIRKIYESAGFDPQSMEYSNTDDAQSIRWTKVHNLPDFVAFEHRRHVTAGVDCQQCHGDVAAMERVEQAKSLSMGWCVNCHRDVNNDLVSGLEKRYASTDCGACHY; via the coding sequence ATGCGTAACGGTTTTCTTCTCCGCAGTATCGGTATCGGCGTCCTGTTGCTCCTGATTGCCGGCGGTGTACTCTATCTGCAGCAAACAAACATCAACCGTCCGGGAAATCACCAGGGATATTCGCCGAAGCAGCCCATTGATTTTTCCCATCAGATGCACGCCGGCGAACTGGAGATTTCCTGTAACTATTGCCATACCAGTGTGGAAAAAAGCCAGACAGCGGAAATTCCGGCGACCAGCACCTGTATGAACTGTCACAAGTTCGTAAGCGCGCCGTGGGATTCGGTCAAACTGGAAGAACAGCGCGCCGAAGAAGAGGAACGCGATCCAAACCTCATCGTCTCTGCGGAGATCCGAAAAATTTATGAGTCTGCAGGATTTGATCCGCAATCTATGGAGTATTCCAATACGGATGATGCCCAGTCGATACGATGGACGAAGGTGCACAATCTGCCGGATTTTGTGGCATTCGAGCATCGGCGGCACGTGACCGCCGGTGTGGATTGCCAGCAGTGCCATGGCGACGTGGCGGCCATGGAGCGGGTGGAACAGGCGAAATCGCTCTCCATGGGATGGTGCGTGAACTGTCACCGGGACGTGAATAATGACCTCGTTTCCGGACTGGAAAAACGATACGCCTCAACGGATTGTGGTGCCTGCCACTACTAA